CCCACGCTCACCGGCGCGCTCACCGCATTTGCCACCGGCATCACGCCTCCGATGAAGCCAGCCGAGTGGGGAGTGTTGGCGATTGCCATCACGCAGGCGCTCCCCCGGCTCGCCACGCTGCTGCCGGGGGAAACCTGGTGCCAACTGGCCGACGAAATCTTGCGCGAAGCGCGCGAGGGGAAGTATCCTCCCGATCCATCCGACGATCCGCTCGCGTGGCTGCTGCTGCGGGTCGAATTGCCCCTGACGATGTCGGCCCTCTTTCCGGAGTTTGAAACCTCGCGCGAGACCCTTGCGCAGATCCGAACGCTGGTCGAAAAAACGCTCGAAGAAGTGGTCGACGAGCAAGGGTTGCTCTGCGCGGCAGCGCATCGCGATTTTGGAGGCACCCTCGCCGCGCTGCTGCGGATTCGCGCGCTCGAGACACTCCTCGACTCGCCGATCCTGACCGACGCGCACCTCAGCTCGCTCCGCGCGATGCTGATGAACTTCATGCGGCTCTTACATAGTAAAGATCAGCTTGCGCTAGTCACCTCCGCTGGCTCGTGGAGCGTGACGAAAGAAGATCGCCTGCTGGTAAAACAGGGGCTCGCGCTCTTTCCGAAGGCGCAGCGCGCGGTGCTGGAAGAACTGCTCGAAGCGAGTGGTTCGGCGAAAGCCAAAACATCGACCAGCGCGCTTCCACCCCCGGCCAATTACAGCGAATCGGCCGGCGTGGCGATTTTGCGCAGTTCGTGGCAAGCGCCGCGCACGCAAGTGACGGTGACGTTTGTCGACGCCACTTGCACCCTGGAAGTGCTCGCTGCTGGCGAGCCCGTTTTCTCCGGAGATTGGCCGCTGGAAGTGAAGCTCGATGGTGCGGCGATTGCCCCGAGCGACAGCTGGGAAGAAGTGCTGTGGCACAGCGATGCCGATGTCGACTACCTCGAGATCGAAATCGCGCTCGAAGGGGGTGTCAGGCTGCAGCGTCAGATTTTGCTCTCGCGCAAAGATCATGCTCTCCTCTTGGCCGAAGCGGTTCTCGGGGAAGAAGTTTTTGCGAAAGAGGCGACGCATAAGCTGGCGATCAACACCGTGCTGCCACTCGCCCAGGAAGTGCACCTGGCGACCGAGCGCGAAACGCGCGACGCGCGGCTGTCGCGCGAGAACAAATCGCTCGCCAGTGTCTTGCCACTTTCGCTCGCCGAATGGCGCGCCGAACTCTCCCCCGGCGAGATGATCGAGCGCCGCACCGCAGGGAGCGACGGACCTTCGCTCCTCGTCCATTCGCAAGCGATCGAGGGACGCAATCTCTACGCCCCACTGTTCATCGATCTGCACCCCGCGCGGCGCAACATGCCTGTCACCTGGCGACGACTCACCGTGGCGGAAAATCTCACGATCGTGCGCCGCGATGCTGCAACCGGCTATCGCGCCCAGGTCGGTCCCTGGCAATGGCTCGTCTATCGTTCGCTCGGCATCCAAGCGAATCGAACGCTGCTGGGACAGAACTACGCCACCGAATTTGTCTGCTGCCGATTTTGCCCCAACGGGTCGACCGAAGATATCCTCGAGGTCCAGTGATCGAGGCGAGCTTTTCGCCCGTCGCGCAAGACCCATCACCTCCACTCGCTAGTCACCTCCGATGCCTCTCTCTGCTGACGAGCGCACGCTCCTCGAGCGCAACCTGCTGCAGGTGCAAGCGCGCATCGCCAGCGCCTGCGAGCGTGCCGGGCGAGCGCCGCGCGACGTGCGCCTCGTCGCCGTCACCAAGTATGTTTCGGCCGAAATTGCCGCCGAAATCGCATCGCTGGGGCAGATCGATCTCGGTGAAAGTCGCCCGCAGCAAATCTGGGAGAAACAGCCGATCTTGGCGAGCGACCCGCGTCTTGCCGCGCAGCCGATCCGGTGGCACATGATCGGCCCTTTGCAGCGGAACAAGATTCGCCGCACGCTGCCGCTGGTCGATCTGCTCCACTCGGGCGAGAGCCTGAAGCTGCTTGAAAGCCTCGACGAAGAAGCAGCCAAAGCGGGGCTCACGTCGCACGTTCTGCTGGAAGTGAATCTCTCGGGAGATACCACCAAGCATGGCTTTCGCGCCGACGAACTCCCCGCGCTCCTGCCGCAACTAACAGCGCTCACGCATCTGCGAATCGATGGGCTGATGACGATGGCCGCGCTCGAGGGAACACTCGACGACGCGCAGCGCCTGTTTGCGCAGCTGCGAGCCGTGCGCGACAAGCTCCGCGAGCAATCAGCCGGCGCACTCGAGCTCCCCGAACTCTCGATGGGGATGAGCGACGATTTCGAGCGCGCGATTCTCGAAGGGGCCACGCTGGTCCGGGTCGGCAGCGCGCTGGTCGAGGGACTCGGCGCGTGATCGAACTTTCGCAAACCACCGACGGCGTGCTCGTGGGGGTGAAAGCGCAAGCCGCTGCGAAGAAAAACAGCCTGCGCGGCGAACATGCGGGGCTGCTGAAAATCAGCGTCACCACCGCCCCCGAAAAAGGGAAAGCCAACGACGCGATTGCCGACCTGCTCGCCGCAGCCCTTGCTGTGCGGCGCAGCGCGGTGCAGATCGTCGCCGGTCACACGCAGCCGCTGAAAAAATTCCTGATCAGCGGCGCTTCGCTCGACGAAGTGCGCGAGAAAATCGCCCGCGCCCTCGAAAACGCCCAGCCATAGCACCTACAAAACCTCGACTACGGCTCGAGCTTTGCCGTGTGGCACTGGACTTTGCTGGGTGGCTACTAACTGGCTTGTCCAGCAGTGAGAAACGCCGCCTGGATCGATGGAGGTCGACTACGGCTCGAGCTTCGTCTCAGGGGCGATGCCACCGACATCGGGCTCGACCGGCGCGCTCTCCGAATCGGGTGGCAGTGGTGGAGGCATCATTTTCTCGAGCGGCTCTTCCATCTCGATCACCGGTGGAAGCGTCGCGCCGGAAGCATCGCCGAGCTTATCTCCCAAGGCTCGATCGATCAGCTTGCGAAGCTCGGCAGCGATGTCGACCGGGGGTGGATCTTGCTCCACTTCCGCCTTGTCGGACAGCTCTTTGCACTTGGCAATGAAGCCTCGCAGCTCTTCGTCGGTCAAGAAGTCCTTGAGCTTCTTCTGCTCGTTCCCCTCGTCGATGGTGATCAGCGCGAGCACTTCCTCGAGCTCCTCTTGCGAGATCTTCTTATCGATCACCCCTTGCGCAACGCGGCGCACTTCGAGGCTCGCTGCTGCTTTTTCTTCGTCCGAGAGACCCGAGTTCTTGATGTACTTTTCTTCGGCTGCGAGCACCATCAGCGTGGTGAGAAGTGGCGAGTTCTGCAGCTCATTGGCCACCTTTTCGAAATCTTGCAGCGTGATATCGCCGCGCTTGAAGCCGTCGACCACGCGATCGACCTGCTGCATGATCGCTTGTCGATCTTCGACCGGAAGTTCCGAGTCGTCGACAATTTGCTTGATCACCGAACGTGCAAAATCGGCACCCAAGGTGTTGATGTTGGCCGTCACATACCACAGCACTCCGGCACACAGCAGCGCCGCCACCAGCAGCAGCATGGCAAAGGCAGCGAGCCAGCAACCACAGCCGCAACCCTTCTTGGGTGGCTCTTGGGGAGGATAGCCAGGAGACCCGGTGGAGTGTTCGCTACCGTAGTTGGGTGGATAGTTGGAACTCCCCGGATAGGGTGCGAAGCTCTGGCTCCCTTGCGACATATGCTCGATCCTTCATGCGCCATGCGAAAAGCGTGGAGACTTGCCTTACCGCCGTACGATGCGGTGGTCGGGAAATTGTACCGTGCCGCAGCCCTAGCTGCACGCCAGGGTGAGACTGGCTCCCCAGAAGCCCGGGAGCGACTGCCTGTGGCAGCACGACTCCTCTTGATTGGCGTCACCCCCAATGCTGTC
This window of the Pirellula staleyi DSM 6068 genome carries:
- a CDS encoding DUF167 family protein — protein: MIELSQTTDGVLVGVKAQAAAKKNSLRGEHAGLLKISVTTAPEKGKANDAIADLLAAALAVRRSAVQIVAGHTQPLKKFLISGASLDEVREKIARALENAQP
- a CDS encoding YggS family pyridoxal phosphate-dependent enzyme, whose amino-acid sequence is MPLSADERTLLERNLLQVQARIASACERAGRAPRDVRLVAVTKYVSAEIAAEIASLGQIDLGESRPQQIWEKQPILASDPRLAAQPIRWHMIGPLQRNKIRRTLPLVDLLHSGESLKLLESLDEEAAKAGLTSHVLLEVNLSGDTTKHGFRADELPALLPQLTALTHLRIDGLMTMAALEGTLDDAQRLFAQLRAVRDKLREQSAGALELPELSMGMSDDFERAILEGATLVRVGSALVEGLGA